In the Actinomycetota bacterium genome, GGCGCTGAACGCACCGGTGCAGGGCTCGGCGGCCGACATCATCAAGAAAGCGATGATCGATCTCGACATCGTGCTGCGGCCGATGAGAACTCGCCTCCTGCTACAGATCCACGACGAACTGGTCGTTGAAGCCCCGCCGGACGAGTGGGAGCATGCTTCAAGCATCCTTCGGCGGACCATGGAGGATGTCGCACAGTTGCGGATTCCGCTCAAAGTCGAACTCGCATCCGGGTTCAACCTGGCGGAATGCAAGGTGTGACCTGTGCGGACCTGATACAGCATTGGATTCCGTGCTAACCTACTTCCGCCTCCGGGAGTCCCCGGGGAACCTTTCCATGAGGAGTACACAGCACACATGACCACCGAGCACGAGTCCGCGTCTGCGCAGGACCCGACCATCACCGAGGCCTTCACCACGCCCGTGGCGGAGGAGACCGTATCCGAGCCGATCGAATCCCCCACAGAGATCGTCGAGAAGACCTCCGATCCTGAAGGGGCAGCCGTCGAAGAGCCGAAAGCAGAACCGGAAGCTGAGGCGGCAACTGTCGAGATTCCCGAAACGCCGGCAGCAGAGCCGGAAGCCGAGGCGCCCGAGCCTGTCGAGACCCCGGCGGATGCAGAGGGCGATGCGCCCGAGTCCGTCGAGACTCCGGTGGAGGTGGCGGCCGAGCCAGAGCCGGAAAGAATCGTGATCCCCGCGGAGCGGCCCGCCATCGTTGCCAGGGATGTGAGCGATCTCCCCGACGATTTGGATTTTGGGGCGGCCATCGAAGCTACGGTGCTCGAGTTCGACGAGGGTGACATCGTGGAAGGCACGGTTGCGAGTATCGATCAAGATGGTGTGCTGGTGGATGTCGGATACAAGTCCGAAGGGCTGATCCCACTGCGCGAACTCTCGATCCGTCGAGGTATCGATCCGAACGAGATCGTGTCGATCGGCGATCGGATCGAATCGCTTGTCCTCGACAAAGAGGATGACGAAGGACGTCTGATCCTGTCGAAGAAGCGTGCCCAGTACGAGCGTGCCTGGGGCAAGATTCAGCGGGTTTTCGCCGAAGGTGGGATCGTTTCGGGTCCGGTCATCGAAGTCGTCAAGGGTGGACTCATCGTCGACATCGGACTTCGGGGCTTCCTGCCTGCGTCGCTGGTCGAGCTGCGTCGTGTGCGTGATCTTCAGCCGTACATCGGCCAGGAGATCGAAGCCAAGGTGATCGAACTGGACCGTAACCGCAACAACGTGGTTCTGTCCCGCCGTGCTTTCCTCGAGGAGCAGCAGGCCGAGGAGCGCCAGGCGTTTCTCGACCGCCTCGCCGTTGGCGAGACATGCACCGGCGTCGTTTCGTCGGTTGTCAACTTTGGAGCGTTCGTCGATCTCGGCGGCATGGACGGGCTCGTCCACGTTTCGGAGCTGTCCTATCAGCATGTCAACCATCCGTCCGAAGTGGTCAAGGTCGGTGATGAGGTGACGGTCAAGGTGCTGGAAGTGGATCTGGGCAGGGAGCGCATCTCACTCTCGATGAAACAGACGCAAGATGACCCGTGGGAGAAGTTCGCCGGAGAACACGAGGTGGGCGATGTCGTGGACGGCGTCGTCACCAAGACCGTGCCCTTCGGTGCCTTCGTTTCCGTCGGTGAGGGTGTCGAGGGCCTCGTCCATGTCTCTGAGATCGCCATGCATCGTGTCGAGTCGCCTGAACTCGAACTGTCGATCGGCAAGGCGGTCTCGGTGAAGGTCACGGAGATGGACACCGAGCGACGCCGGGTCAGCCTCTCGATCAAGCAGGCCCTGCCGGACTGGAAGGAACGCAAGGAAGAGCCGCGACCCGAACGCAGCAGGCCTGCACCGAGGGTCCGCGAATTCGAGCGCGAGCGTCCCGAACCGTCCGAACGTGAGCGCACGTTCGATGTCGACGCGTCGCTCGAAGCGATCCTCCAGGAACTCAAGGAGCGGGGGATCGGTAGACGCTGATCGCCTGGATGAATTGGACAACTTGCTCTTGACACCAAGCCAGACTGTGCCAATCTTGTGTCGCTGGTTGGGAGGGCATGGCAAAGCCGTGCAAACCATGAACGAGGCGGTAGCCTCCAGGTCGGTGCGCGCCGGAACGAGAATTGCATCGCGATTCGCGGCATATGCGCCGAGCCGGGGGAAGGACCGAAGGAGAGTCGATGGGTAGACGAACCTTGGTGTTGATCGTGGCCTTGCTGCTCGCTGCCGTTGCGGCGTTTGCACTGTGGCAGTTCATGAGCAATGTCCAGAACGAAGCTGAGGCGAAGCTCGAGTACCGGACGGTCTATCGTTCGACAGATCTGATCGCCGAAGGAACCGAGGGATCCCTGGTGCTGTCGCAGAAGC is a window encoding:
- the rpsA gene encoding 30S ribosomal protein S1; protein product: MVIPAERPAIVARDVSDLPDDLDFGAAIEATVLEFDEGDIVEGTVASIDQDGVLVDVGYKSEGLIPLRELSIRRGIDPNEIVSIGDRIESLVLDKEDDEGRLILSKKRAQYERAWGKIQRVFAEGGIVSGPVIEVVKGGLIVDIGLRGFLPASLVELRRVRDLQPYIGQEIEAKVIELDRNRNNVVLSRRAFLEEQQAEERQAFLDRLAVGETCTGVVSSVVNFGAFVDLGGMDGLVHVSELSYQHVNHPSEVVKVGDEVTVKVLEVDLGRERISLSMKQTQDDPWEKFAGEHEVGDVVDGVVTKTVPFGAFVSVGEGVEGLVHVSEIAMHRVESPELELSIGKAVSVKVTEMDTERRRVSLSIKQALPDWKERKEEPRPERSRPAPRVREFERERPEPSERERTFDVDASLEAILQELKERGIGRR